The genomic region AGATTATAAAAAGTATGCTTCAGACAAGGTGGTGGCAAAAGAATATATCAATCGTATGGACCTGGCTTATGCAGCTGCAGATGTGATCATCTCCAGAGCTGGAGCTGGAAGCGTTTCAGAATTATGCATTGTGGGAAAACCGGTATTATTTATTCCGTCCCCTAATGTTGCTGAAAATCATCAGGCAAAAAACGCCATGGCGGTAACAGATCATGACGCGGCATTGATGATTACTGAAGATGAACTTACAGAAAAATTTGATCCATGCTTTTTTAGCTTTTTAAAAGATGAAAGAAGACTGGAAAGATTTTCAAGAAATATAAAACAACTTGCGCTGCCTAACGCAACATCAGATATAGTAAACGAAGTAGAAAAGCTTGTAGAAAGAAACTAATGAAGAATCCTGACCACATAGAACATTTTTATTTCATCGGTATCGGTGGAATTGGGATGAGTGCGCTCGCCAGATATTTCCAGGCGAAGGGTGCAACGGTTTGTGGTTATGATCGTACACCTTCGAAACTTACAGCAGAACTGGAGAAGGAAGGGATTGTTATTAGTTATGCAGATGAGGTTGAGACTATTCCACAGAATATTTTAGAGGATGTGGAAAATAGTCTCGTGGTGTATACTCCTGCAGTTCCAAAAGATCATAAACAGTTTGGTTATTTTCAGCAGGAAGGATTCCAGGTCGTGAAAAGATCTGAATTGCTGGGAATGGTTACCTCTAATAAATACTGCCTGGCCGTTGCTGGTACTCATGGAAAGACTACCACAACCGCTATTTTAGGTCATTTGCTTAAAGAAACTGGCGCGAAAGTAACTGCATTCCTGGGTGGCATTAGTGAAGATATTCAGTCAAACCTGATCATGCTGGGCGATGAGGTTGTAGTAGTAGAAGCAGATGAGTTTGATCGTTCATTTCTTCGGCTTTCGCCCAACATTGCGGCGATCACCTCTATGGATGCAGATCATCTCGATATCTACGGAAGTAAAGAAGAACTGGAAAAATCGTTTAAGGAGTTTGCTGCAAAAATACCTGAAAACGGCACTTTATTCGTTAATAATAAATTATCTCTAAGCGGAATGACACTTGGCATAAATGATGCGAGTGATTATTCAGCTAAGAACGTAAAAATTGAGAACGGCACTTATGTCTTTGATCTAAAGACTCCTTCTCAAACTATAGAAAATTTAAGATTTAATCTACCCGGCAATCACAATTTGCTGAATGCTATAACAGCCCTGGCGATGGCGATCGAATACGGATCCCCAACCATCGATCTGGCCAGGGCTTTATATTCTTTCAAAGGTGTAAGACGTAGATTCAATTATAAGATTAAAACCGATAAACTGGTGCTAATTGATGACTATGCTCATCATCCTACAGAGATTTCTGCAGTACATCAGGCGGTTCGTGCAATGTACCCCGACAAAATTGTTCTTGCGGTTTTTCAACCCCACTTGTTTAGCCGTACCCGTGACTTCGCTGAAGATTTTGCCTCCAGCCTTTCAGAATTTGATAAGGTCTTTCTCATGGATATTTATCCCGCGCGAGAAACCCCAATCGATGGCATCACTTCAGCCTGGTTACTGGAACAAATAGAAAATGATTACAAGAGACTTGTTAGCAAACATGATCTTATTGATTCTATAAGGTCTGAATATGCAGATGTTGTAGTAATCATGGGCGCTGGCGATATTGGAGATGAAGTTGAATCTGTTCAAAAAGCCTTACAGAATGAAGCGTAGTCTAAAGTTTATACAGCCTTTAATTTTAATCCTGCTAATAGGAGGGCTTTATGGTTTTGCAGAACATCGCCATAAGAACAGAAAATTAACCAATATCAAGGTTAGTTTTACCGAGACTGAGAACCTCTATGTGACTGAGGAAGTGGTTAATAAATTGTTAATACAATCTAATGACAGTGTCTCGAGCATAGATAAAGAAACTTTAGATTTGAATAGAGTGGAAGCTATGCTGAACGATCACGACATGATTGAAAATGCAGAAGTATTTCTAACACTCGACGGAAAATTGAAAGCGACCGTAAGTCAGAGAAAGCCAATAGGCAGGGTAGCTGGAAATTCTTCATTTTACCTGGATAGAAATGGAGAGATCATGCCATTATCAGAATATTACTCGGCTAGAGTGCCGCTAATGTTCGGATTTGATGGAAGTACTGTAGCTGAAGTTTACGGAATAGTAAGTTATATTCAGAATGATGATTTTCTAAGGAAACATATAACGGGAATTACTCGTTTAAACGCTGAAGCCTATGCTTTAGAACTTAGAGAGGATGATTTTCAAATTTATTTTGGAGATACTACGGAGATAGATCTCAAGTTTAACAATTTTAAGGCCTTTTACAAAAAGGCTACCAAGGAAAAGAAATTAAATACCTACAAAAAAGTGAACCTACAATTTGGAGATCAGGTTGTGTGCACGAAAAAATAGTTTATGGAACAGAACGATATTGCAGTAGGAT from Christiangramia sp. OXR-203 harbors:
- a CDS encoding cell division protein FtsQ/DivIB, translating into MKRSLKFIQPLILILLIGGLYGFAEHRHKNRKLTNIKVSFTETENLYVTEEVVNKLLIQSNDSVSSIDKETLDLNRVEAMLNDHDMIENAEVFLTLDGKLKATVSQRKPIGRVAGNSSFYLDRNGEIMPLSEYYSARVPLMFGFDGSTVAEVYGIVSYIQNDDFLRKHITGITRLNAEAYALELREDDFQIYFGDTTEIDLKFNNFKAFYKKATKEKKLNTYKKVNLQFGDQVVCTKK
- the murC gene encoding UDP-N-acetylmuramate--L-alanine ligase; translated protein: MKNPDHIEHFYFIGIGGIGMSALARYFQAKGATVCGYDRTPSKLTAELEKEGIVISYADEVETIPQNILEDVENSLVVYTPAVPKDHKQFGYFQQEGFQVVKRSELLGMVTSNKYCLAVAGTHGKTTTTAILGHLLKETGAKVTAFLGGISEDIQSNLIMLGDEVVVVEADEFDRSFLRLSPNIAAITSMDADHLDIYGSKEELEKSFKEFAAKIPENGTLFVNNKLSLSGMTLGINDASDYSAKNVKIENGTYVFDLKTPSQTIENLRFNLPGNHNLLNAITALAMAIEYGSPTIDLARALYSFKGVRRRFNYKIKTDKLVLIDDYAHHPTEISAVHQAVRAMYPDKIVLAVFQPHLFSRTRDFAEDFASSLSEFDKVFLMDIYPARETPIDGITSAWLLEQIENDYKRLVSKHDLIDSIRSEYADVVVIMGAGDIGDEVESVQKALQNEA